Below is a genomic region from Deinococcus koreensis.
CCCCGCCGAGTGGGGCTCACGCGGCATCGAGGCCAAGCTGGCGACCATCAACGCCTGGGCGGTGGACGCCATCGAGACCGGCCACAACATCATCATCCTGTCCGACCGGCGGGTCGACCGGGAGCGCATCGCCATCCCGGCGCTGCTGGCGCTGAGCTCCGTCCACCACCACCTGGTCAAGGCGGGCCTGCGGATGAAGGTCGGCCTGGTCGTGGAGACCGGCGACGCCCGCGAGGTACACCATTTCGCCGCGCTGGCCGGCTACGGCGCCGAGGCCATCCACCCCTACCTGGCGCTGGAAACCCTGCTCGACCTGCACCGCGAGATTCCGGGGATGCCCGACCTGTCGCCGCTGGGGCCGAAAAAGGCCCTCCAGAACTACATCAAGGCGGTGGGCAAGGGCCTGAGCAAGATCATGTCCAAGATGGGCGTGAGCACCTACATGAGCTACTGCGGCGCCCAGCTCTTCGAGGCCGTGGGCCTGAAGGAGGACTTCGCGCAGAAGTACTTCTACGGCACGTCCTCCAAGGTGGGCGGCATCGGCATCTTCGAGGTGGCCGAGGAGGTGCTGCGGACGCACCGGCTGGCCTTCGGCACTGACCCACTCCTGAAAGACCGACTGGACGACGGCGGCGAGTACGCCTGGCGCGTGCGCGGCGAGGAGCACATGTGGACTCCGGACGCCATCGCCAAGCTGCAGCACTCCGTCCGCAGCGGCGAGGCCAGCACCTACGAGGAGTACGCCCGCATCATCAACGACCAGTCTCGGCGCCACATGACCCTGCGCGGCCTCTTCGACTTCAAGACCGACGCGGCCGAGCCCGTGCCGCTGGAGGAGGTCGAGAGCGCTGCCGAGATCGTCCGGCGCTTCGCCACTGGGGCCATGAGCCTGGGCTCGATCTCCACCGAGGCGCACACCACGCTGGCGGTCGCCATGAACCGGATCGGCGGGAAGTCCAACACCGGCGAGGGCGGGGAAGACCCGGCCCGCTACGAGCGCGAGATGCGCGGCGAACGCATCGGCCCGGGCGAGACGCTGGGCAGCGTGCTGGGCGTGGGCGCGGACGGACAGAAGCGGGTCGAGGTCGATTACCCGCTGCTGCCCGGCGACTCGCTGCGGAGCAAGATCAAGCAGGTCGCCTCCGGGCGCTTCGGCGTGACCACCGGCTACCTGACGAGCGCCGACCAGATCCAGATCAAGATGGCCCAGGGCGCCAAGCCCGGCGAGGGCGGCCAGCTTCCTGGCGGCAAGGTCTCCGAGTACATCGGCTTCCTGCGCCACTCGGTACCCGGCGTGGGCCTCATCTCGCCGCCGCCGCACCACGACATCTATTCCATCGAGGATCTCAAGCAGCTCATCCACGACCTCAAGAACGTCAACCCGCGCGCCGACATCTCGGTCAAGCTGGTTTCGGAGGTCGGCGTGGGCACGATTGCCGCCGGGGTGGCGAAGTGCAAGGCCGACCACATCGTGATCGCCGGGCACGACGGCGGCACCGGGGCGAGCCCCTGGAGCTCCATCAAGCACGCGGGTACGCCCTGGGAACTGGGCCTCGCGGAGACGCAGCAGACGCTGGTGCTCAACCGCCTGCGCGACCGCGTGCGCGTGCAGACCGACGGGCAGCTCAAGACCGGCCGGGACGTCGTGGTGGCCGCGCTGCTGGGCGCCGACGAGTTCGGCTTCGCCACCGCGCCGCTGGTCGCGGAGGGCTGCATCATGATGCGCAAGTGCCACCTGAACACCTGCCCGGTGGGCGTGGCGACGCAAGACCCCGTGCTGCGCGCCCGCTTCCAGGGCCAGCCCGAACACGTCATCAACTTCTTCTTCTTCGTGGCCGAGGAGGCGCGCAAGATCATGGCCTCGCTCGGCATCCGCCGCTTCGAGGATCTGATCGGTCGCTCCGACCTGCTGGACACCAAAAAGGGCATCGAGCACTGGAAGGCTCAGGGCCTGGACTTCTCGCGCGTGTTCTACCGCCCCGAACTCCCGGACGACGTGGGCCGCCGCCACCTGACCACCCAGGATCACGGCCTCGACCGCGCGCTGGATCTGCGGCTCATCGAGAAGTGCCGCCCCGCCATCGACAAGGGCGAGCGCGTGCATTTCCTGCAGGACGTGCGGAACGTGAACCGCTCGGTGGGCGCCATGCTCTCGGGGGAACTCACCCGCGCCCGCCCCCAGGGGCTGCCCGAGAACACCGTCCATATCCAGATGGAGGGCACCGGCGGCCAGTCCTTCGGCGCGTTCCTGGCGCGCGGCCTGACCCTCTACCTGATCGGCGACGCCAACGACTACACCGGCAAGGGCCTGAGCGGCGGGCGCATCGCCGTGCGGCCCACCATCGAGTTCCGGGGCAAGGCCGAAGAGAACATCATCGTCGGGAATACCGTGCTGTACGGCGCCACCGCCGGGGAAGCCTTCTTCCGGGGCGTGGCGGGCGAGCGCTTCGCGGTGCGCCTGAGTGGCGCCCAGACGGTCGTGGAGGGCACCGGTGACCACGGCTGCGAGTACATGACCGGCGGTACCGTGGTCGTGCTGGGCAAGACCGGGCGCAACTTCGCGGCGGGCATGTCGGGCGGCGTGGCCTACGTCTACGACGTGGACGGCGGGTTCGAGAAGCGCTGCAACCTCTCGATGGTCAGCCTGCACCGGATTCAGCCCGAGGACGAGCAGCTTCAGAGCGCTAACCTCCGAACCCTGCACGGCGGCCAGAGCGACGAATCGCAGCTGCGTTACCTGATCGAGGAGCACCACCGCTACACGGGCTCCCAGCGCGCCGGCGAGATTCTGGACGACTGGAACGCGGCCCTGAAGAAATTCGTCAAGGTCTTCCCGCTGGAGTATCAGCGGGCGCTGAAGGAGCGGGCAGAGGGCGGAAGGCCGACGGCAGATGGCCAGAAAGAGGGTACGGTGCAGGCGGCCGACACCACGTCCATGAAAGCCAAAACGGGCAAGAAGGGCGGGCAGGGGACGTTGACGAAGTAGGCAGGTTCCGCGCTTGGCTCCTCCCTCCTTGTGGGGGAGGTTGGGAGGGGGGAACCTAAGCGTTCCACCTCTCAACCAGACCAAAATAACTTCCGCCTCCGTCGGCGCTGGTCACACGCCCCTTCCTCCAGCCCCCCGCAGCGCAGCTCCCCGAGTCCCCTACGAGTGGGGAGAAGAGAACACAACGCCTCCCCACCCCCGGAGTCCACATGTCCAAGATCACTGGTTTCCTCGAACAACCCCGCGTCAAGGAGCAGTACACGCCGCCGGAAGCGCGTCTCAAGCATTACCGCGAATTCGTCGAGCCCCTGGTCGGCGAGCGGGCGCAGCTCCAGGCCGTGCGCTGCATGGACTGCGGCATTCCCTTTTGCAACAACGGCTGCCCGGTGGGCAACATCATCCCCGACTTCAACAACCTCGTGTACCAGGACGACTGGAAGGCGGCCATAGACAGCCTGCATTCCACCAACAACTTTCCCGAGTTCACGGGCCGCATCTGCCCCGCGCCCTGCGAGGCCGCCTGCGTGCTGAACATCAACGACGATCCGGTGGGCATCAAGTCCATCGAGCTGGCGATCATCGAGCGGGCGTGGCAGGAGGGCTGGGTGCGCCCCCAGCCGCCCGAAGTGAGAACCGGCAAAAAGGTCGCCGTGGTGGGCTCCGGCCCCGCCGGACTCGCGGCGGCGCAGCAGCTCGCCCGCGCCGGGCACGACGTCACCGTGTTCGAGAAGAACGACCGGGTGGGCGGCCTGCTGCGCTACGGCATCCCCGATTTCAAGATGGAAAAGCACCACATCGACCGCCGCGTGGCGCAGATGGAGGCCGAGGGCGTGACCTTCCGCACCGGCGTGGTCGTGGGCGAGTGGCCCCGGGGCAGCCGCATCACGAACCTGAGCAAGCAGAGCGTGAGCCCCGCCGAGCTGCAGCGGGACTTCGACGCCGTGCTGCTGGCGGGCGGCGCCGAGGTGCCCCGCGACCTGCCGGTGCCGGGGCGCGAGCTGGACGGTATCCACTTCGCCATGGAATTCCTGCCGGGCCAGAACCGCGTGAATGCCGGCGACCGGCTGAGAAAGCAGCTGCGCGCCGACGGCAAGCACGTGGTCGTGATCGGCGGCGG
It encodes:
- a CDS encoding glutamate synthase-related protein, producing the protein MSSATVTSAAERLAAQTHGLYRGQEHDACGVGFVAHIKGYRNHSIITQGLKILENLDHRGAVGADALMGDGAGILIQIPDEFYRAEFAERGVTLPPPGDYGVGMIFLPKEMASRRACEQELERAVVAEGQLVLGWRDVPVDREMPMSPTVKDKEPVIRQVFIGAGPDTLVPDALERKLYVIRRRASNAIRALAFTHGAEYYVPSMSCRTVIYKGLLLANQVGQYYLDLQDERVVSALALVHQRFSTNTFPEWPLAHPYRMVAHNGEINTVKGNFNWMRAREGIMASPVLGDDLKKLYPISFEGESDTAIFDNAIELLTLAGYPMAQAAMMMIPEAWEQNTLLDDRRRAFYEYHAALMEPWDGPAAMVFTDGRQVGATLDRNGLRPARYVQTRDDLVILASESGVLPIPEAQITKKWRLQPGRMFLIDLEQGRIIEDDELKTQFASAKPYRQWVENTRVPLADSEETGTVGEFTESLLDRQQAFGYSQEDLKFLMGPMALSGEEGIGSMGNDSPLAVLSGRNKPLYSYFKQLFAQVTNPPIDPIRESVVMSLVTFVGPRPNVLDINAVNPQMRLQVEQPILDFDDMARLRSIDAHTRGKFRAYDLDITYPAEWGSRGIEAKLATINAWAVDAIETGHNIIILSDRRVDRERIAIPALLALSSVHHHLVKAGLRMKVGLVVETGDAREVHHFAALAGYGAEAIHPYLALETLLDLHREIPGMPDLSPLGPKKALQNYIKAVGKGLSKIMSKMGVSTYMSYCGAQLFEAVGLKEDFAQKYFYGTSSKVGGIGIFEVAEEVLRTHRLAFGTDPLLKDRLDDGGEYAWRVRGEEHMWTPDAIAKLQHSVRSGEASTYEEYARIINDQSRRHMTLRGLFDFKTDAAEPVPLEEVESAAEIVRRFATGAMSLGSISTEAHTTLAVAMNRIGGKSNTGEGGEDPARYEREMRGERIGPGETLGSVLGVGADGQKRVEVDYPLLPGDSLRSKIKQVASGRFGVTTGYLTSADQIQIKMAQGAKPGEGGQLPGGKVSEYIGFLRHSVPGVGLISPPPHHDIYSIEDLKQLIHDLKNVNPRADISVKLVSEVGVGTIAAGVAKCKADHIVIAGHDGGTGASPWSSIKHAGTPWELGLAETQQTLVLNRLRDRVRVQTDGQLKTGRDVVVAALLGADEFGFATAPLVAEGCIMMRKCHLNTCPVGVATQDPVLRARFQGQPEHVINFFFFVAEEARKIMASLGIRRFEDLIGRSDLLDTKKGIEHWKAQGLDFSRVFYRPELPDDVGRRHLTTQDHGLDRALDLRLIEKCRPAIDKGERVHFLQDVRNVNRSVGAMLSGELTRARPQGLPENTVHIQMEGTGGQSFGAFLARGLTLYLIGDANDYTGKGLSGGRIAVRPTIEFRGKAEENIIVGNTVLYGATAGEAFFRGVAGERFAVRLSGAQTVVEGTGDHGCEYMTGGTVVVLGKTGRNFAAGMSGGVAYVYDVDGGFEKRCNLSMVSLHRIQPEDEQLQSANLRTLHGGQSDESQLRYLIEEHHRYTGSQRAGEILDDWNAALKKFVKVFPLEYQRALKERAEGGRPTADGQKEGTVQAADTTSMKAKTGKKGGQGTLTK
- a CDS encoding glutamate synthase subunit beta, with amino-acid sequence MSKITGFLEQPRVKEQYTPPEARLKHYREFVEPLVGERAQLQAVRCMDCGIPFCNNGCPVGNIIPDFNNLVYQDDWKAAIDSLHSTNNFPEFTGRICPAPCEAACVLNINDDPVGIKSIELAIIERAWQEGWVRPQPPEVRTGKKVAVVGSGPAGLAAAQQLARAGHDVTVFEKNDRVGGLLRYGIPDFKMEKHHIDRRVAQMEAEGVTFRTGVVVGEWPRGSRITNLSKQSVSPAELQRDFDAVLLAGGAEVPRDLPVPGRELDGIHFAMEFLPGQNRVNAGDRLRKQLRADGKHVVVIGGGDTGSDCVGTSNRHGALGVTQFEVMPQPPEQENKPLVWPYWPLKLRTSSSHEEGVQREFAIATKEFLGEGGRVTGVKTVRIEFEGGRLTEVPGSEEIHPAELVLLAMGFVNPMASVLDSFGVAKDARGNAQAGTEEGGGYATSVEGIFAAGDMRRGQSLVVWAIREGRQAARAMDQYLMGTSVLPR